The region ataaaattttcttataattcgaacaaaattttaaaactatctttatcaacaaataaaattcttgTGCATTTTAAAAGACCGGGTTTATTCTCTCAGACTAGCTTTTTCCCCACACCACCTCAACCCAGTGTTCAATAGGTCGATGTCCATTGCGGCACTGCAATTGCGGTGGCTGCGGACTTTGTGATTGCGGATTGCACGGACAGCGGGTCGCCTCACTTGCATCTGAAAGGGACAAACCGGACAACTGTTCCGCCGAGTGAAAGTGAGGGCCTCCACTTACACAATCCAGAGCAGCGGGCCGGGAGCCATTGAACTTGAAGTGCCAACGAGTATCCAATTACAAGTAGTGCGCTCCATCCAAACGAAGGGTGTGCGTTATAAAAACACCAACGCGATGACAcgaatttgcatttcaaagcCGACCAACACCCACGCCAGCTGCATCAAAACACGCACTCCGCTCGAGGATTGGGACACTGGACACAGGAGCCAGAAGCCAGGACACACACTATGCCCAGCGTTATGGGGCCACCGCAAAAATCCGGGAAAGGCAATGGCCCACATGCCAACAGTTCATTAATGATCTATGCATTAATGTGGCTCTCGTTGGCCATGACAATGGAGGCCCTGGATGCCCCACTGCCTCTGGCCCTGCCGGAATTCCCGCTCCTGCCGCGGGAACACGGCCTACACCAGTACCAGGAAGCGGGTGCGGATTCGTTGACGGGATTAACAGGATATACGCGAAATTATTATGGCCCCACTGACACTGCAACGGCCGATGACTTGGCAACATATGGAAATTATGCTCACAAACTCCTGGCCACCAGTACCCACCACCATAGTCAACCACATCCGCATCCTGTCGCCTCCTCCTCCCTGGGCACCACGGCCAATGGCTTTGCGCCCTTCTACTATGGCGGCAAACTGCATTCGCACTCCCAGCTCACCGAGGATGAGGAGCCGCGCCGCGACCCATCGGCCAATATCGATTTTGTCATTAATACGGCAAATTATGAGCCAAATTCCGCTGGCTACGAGGAGGAGCCACATCATAGGGAGCCCCATCACTACGAAAGCTATGCATATCGGCCGCGTGTGGCCTTTCCCACGTCGCCCCCCGGTCATTACCATTTCGAACCAATTTCCAATTATCGGGAGAACCGGGAGAACCGGGACAACAGGGAGAAcaggcagcaggagcagcgggaggagcaggaggataATTCCGGTGTCTATGCGCGGCTCAAAGAGCTCCAAACACTGGCTAACCCAGTGAAGCGTCAGCAGGAGGCCTCCTTGTCGAGCCACCATCAAAGTCAGGCGCTGCCGGGCAGACACCATGgacagcaccagcagcaacatcagcaataccagcagcaacaccagcagcaatATCAAAAGGAGAAGCAGCAACAGCTGCACCAATCTCTTGCAGATCACAGACAACAACAGCGCCTGGGAGTGGCCCAGGATCAGCAGCTGTTGTACTCCCACAGGGACACCCAAGTGGCGGATCTGCCGGCCGTAACCACCAGTGTTCGCCACACGCCAGAGAGCAGTAAGGCCGTGGCTGGGCTGCCTCTATCCAAGCACATCGAGATCACCAAGAGTGTCCCAGTCACCCACTACCAGAAGCAGCACGTCCCCTACAAGCAGACCATCCAGGTGCAAGTGCCCCGCACCGTGATCGCAGCCATACCCAAGCCCATGCCCATTAAGATACCGGTGGCCCAGGCGGTGGCAGTGCCTCAGCTGCAGGAGGTGAAGATTCCCATCGAGCGGGTGAAGCCAGTGGCCGTGGAACGACCCATTCCCTTTGTGGTGGAGCGCAGGGTCCCCTACCGAGTGGAGAAGCCGGTGGTGCAGCCAGTCTACTATCCGTATCCGGTCAAAGTGCCAGTGGTGCGCACGGTGGTGCACAAGCAGCCACCCCACTACGTGGCGCCCGGCTGGAGTGCCACCGGCAATCATCTGCTGGGCTGACAGGTCAGCAGCTGCCTTTTCAACACTCTACTATGTATGCATATAATGTTAAGTcctaaataataaattcttaaCCTGGTTTCAAGCGATTCTCGTCTCTTTAATACTCTTTCGAGGGGCTTTGAGGGTTTTTTAAAGAAGAATGGCTTTGAtttggttaaaaatatttctgactTCCTGAAATCTTTACAATACCCATTCATAGGTCTTAAATGTCATGCTAtgtatattttagaatttataaaataatctgTTCTTGAGGAAAAGTGGTTATATCACTTCGAACTTCCAATACTTAAGAACCTATTTCTCAATGTCAGGTTAAAGTTTTTCGTTTAGTTATAGTTATTCTATATAGCACATTTCCCCTAGTTAAGGTTTTCTGTCAGATAAGGCCGAACAGCATTTTAACTCattgacattgagaaatccgCTTTAAAAGGTAGAAACTTCTTTGTGGCTTGGGCAAGGGTATTCCATTTTCAGCTCAGCTCTTTATTTTTAGATGCTAACCGCCGAGAGTCAGGGCAAAGTAATTGCAATTAGTGCTGCAGAGTAACTCCACAGCTTCCAGCTCCCAGAACCCAACCCCGATCCCAGGTCCCAGTTaccagcaaaacaaaacaagacaTTCCGAGTCGAAGTTGAAGTCGGAGTCAGAAGGCAGGTCCCAAATGAAGAAAAGTAGCCgagtaaaactttttaattgagctaaaatccaacaaatgcggctaataaatatgtattgaAGTGCGATGGGAAGGGGCGGGGCATGGCCAGGGGACAGGGGACAGGGGAAAGCGGCACTGACTGCTGCAATGCAAAAGTAGCGAAAGTGCAGGAAAATGCAGCGGCTAATTGCCAAATGTAACTCCGGCAGCAACAACTTttaacagcagcagcaggggcagcagcagcaacggaaGCTGCAGCGGCAACAATGACGCACAAGTAAACGCGACGTTCAACTTCAGCGAGGCGTTAACGAAACAGCAACAAAATTAGCCAAAAAGTAAAGTTCCGCAAGGGTCGCGAAAGTCGGGCCAGTAGTTTTTGGTGGAAAGTGCTGCAAGTTATTGCCGGCTAATGAAATTAACTCTAATTGACGTGGGAGCCATTCGACTCCATCTTAGAAGTTTACACCACACCCAATATAATTGTTCACATTAAAGCGGTATTGAAAGAAAGTGTAAAGGGAAAATGACCCCTAGATTTAGGAATtcaattattgatttttaatggGCTACGCGCAACACAAAATACCTCTCAGTTAGATTTAATTCAAATACCTCAAAAACCactcaaaattttaaccccaatttttaaacatacataaaaaaaacaatatcaatttcaaaatgaatctattttttataaaatgtatctaaaatttaggccaatttttttaaaaattccataaTTTTGTGAATTGCTAGATttactaactaaaaaatagatttgatggcaccaaaatatatataaatgccAATTGtgactttaatttaatttaaaatactttgtaAAATTCTTATGTTCACAATTAGTGATAGTTAAGAACTTggaacttattaaaatttgttaatttgtgAGGCCTTTTCGAATTCATTTTCTATATTTGATAAATGTTTCCCCCGTGTGgtcaattttatcaatttaattCCTGCCGGCCACATTATTAGCATTTATATGCCACGTACCTATGCACAAGGAAACCGCAAAGCGACGGAAACCaactaaaaatcaaatataataaGCATGCGTGCAAATCAACGCTTGTCTGCAATCCAACATCTACAAATGCAAATAGCAAATGGCGCTCGCAGGCGGATAAATGCGCATAAATTCATAATTGCACTGCCCACATTAACCGCTTCGTTAGGAATTTTGCTCATCTGACCACTGGCCACCGCAGCCGGCGGCAGTGCGCCATGGGCAGTGGGCCATGGGCGATGGGCATTGGGTATTCGGTGTTCGGTATCGGTCCCGGCGAGCGGAGCCCAAATCCAGCAGTCCCACTTCGCAGGCCAATGACAAAAGCCGCAAAACGCAATGAACATGGCGCTCCGGTCAGATAGCTGACCGCGAATCTGCTGATGAGACTCCCGACTGTGCCCTTGTGCCCTTTAACCCTTAACCCTGCCACTGACACTGACCCCAGCAACCGGTTCAACCAGGCCAGATCGCGAAATTGGTTGCGATTGCCTGACCCCTGCCGTCAATCCTTtggtttgattttaattgtaaaGGTATTTAACAGACATGCATTTTTTCTGGTGTTTTGattgataaaacatttttaatatttatcaaaGTAACACCCTAAAACTTAATAGGTCATtctgtaaattaatttatgtgcctaaatgtttataatcacatttaaaaataatataaccaTCCATATTTTCAAGGAAAGTAAAGAAGGTGAGAGTGAGTAATACAatttaatcttttaaaataattcctAGCAGGTACCTTCATGAGTTTCtccaaatatttttccttttttatttaaatatttgaatttgtttgtTGGCATATCAATAAGAGTagttttaaagtatttttacgTTGGAAAAGATATCTTGGAATTGAGTGCACATTACGATGATCACTTGATACAGGCAGATGACAGAACCAAAAGGCGAAAGCGCTTAAATCAGCGCCCGCTTTTGTTGTGTTCATCCCCACCAATACCCCACTCGAAAGGGCAACAAAATGACTTTATAATTTCGGAAATGACTCGGCACTTTCGGGCAGGTAACCTAGCTGGGAAGGGGGTTGGCAAGGGCACGGCGACAAAGatatacattaaaaattaatcagCACTTTTGGCTCAAACTTTGATAATTGCCGGGCGGCCAAAATGAAGCCAGAAGCGTAAACAGCTACAAAAACGCTCGGCAGCGTTTAATGGTCAGAAAAGCGAGGGTGCCAGACGGAGTCCTTTGAAAAATGACAGGCAGCAGGGCATCATTTAGCGCGGGAAAAGCAAAGTTTTAACCCTTTTCGGGAGCCCCCCTGCGAAAAGTTCTGTGCTCTAAAGCAGCCATTTTTGTTTGGCAAAATTGATGTGCATCGTAAAAATTTGCGACTCAGGTGGCAGGTTGTTACTTTTGATGTGCAATGGTCGAATTTCCCGCGCCTTTCCAGATCATTTTAATTGACAAATGGCCAAGTTACGCGGTGGCAACGGAACTTCCCCCCGCATTTTGTAGATACAAAAGAGCTAAAAGCCAGGGCGGACAACcgggcgtatgagtgatatttCATGTTTGCCCCTTTTAATGGACGCAGCACCTTATTCTTACGCCCCATCGCTCGTAAAGCAAGAACGCCTGGTATCTCGTTTATGATTACCATAAACTATTTACACAGAACTTTAATAATCTGGTGCGTGCAGCAGCAAAATGTTTGCAAGTATTTTATACGCCAAAGGATTTATGTCGAGTCACAACATCCTGCAGGATCGTCTGCTGTTTTGCGAGTAGATATAGTATAGTACGGCGTAGTGTACGAtgtgtgtttgttttgcttgCCGGCTTTGCCAGTGTCTGGTGCTGTTGACGCTTTTTACTCGCTCCCCCCGGCACCCCCCGAAAAGTTTGCCAACACAAACAGCTACTCAGGCGTATAATTGCCATTAAAGTGCGCTTAAAATGAGCTGAGAGACCCTCGAAACGAGCTGGTTTTATCGAGCTCAATACGTGGCAATGGAGTGCCGGTACGGCCGGGATGGCAGGGCCTTTATGCATAAGTACGAGTATCAATATTTCACAACTTGGCCCTTCGGGGGAACTGGCAATTAAGTGCTGCTGCCGCTcctgctactgctgctgcaactTTTTGTCGTTTCGGGTTCCGAATTTTTCATGCCACATTATTCCTGGAGCGTAGCAGCTCATCTGGCCCGCTCGCAAATTAACCAAGGGGCTTTTGCATCTCGTGTCCGAGCTCTGATCCGAGATGTCCCTAATTGAAGCTCACTGACGTGTGCTCGAATATCAGATAGCAATCTATTTTGCCTTTTGAGCAGGGCAAATGGAGTCGGGAGTGGGGGTAAGCTCACTTTGATTGACAGCTCGTACTGGAAAATGCAGAGATATGATTACCTTTAGCTAGCCTAGAGAATTGTCATCTCGGTGTCAGAAGAGACAATGCAGCAGAAGCAAAATCTGCAGCTGCAGTTGACAGCAGTCAGTTGAGAAATGAAACTAAATGGCTGAAAAGCAAACGTTTGCAACGCCGGTTTCGGATCATATTTCAAACCCAAACTGTGACCAGTCTGACGAGCTGACTTGCTGAGCTGCTGGTGTTCCCAGCACATAATgagcaaaaatgtttaaaatcaaCAGCCAGAACTTTCTCAGACAATAAACAAAGAAGGGGGCTTCGAATTCATAGCCGTTGACAAGCTGACAGCACATTATTTACCCACCAGCCTTGGGGAGAAATTATGAACTCTGGCCATATTGCAGCGCAATGAGCTGAAGCCGAAGCGCAGCGCCGGTGCAATATATAAATTCTGCTCATACAtccgtttttaataaattagtttGCAATTTGCCACGCCTGACTGGCTCGAAAGCCAGCAAGTGCACGAGCACAACAACGGGGGCAAGTTGCCAGCTAAAGTGGCAACAACTATGGCAAAGCCGGCAAACCAAGAACCCAGAACCAAAGAACCTTCTAAGAAACAACACTCACCTTTGAGCCGCACGCAGACACCCATTTCGAGTGCCATAAAAGCCAACTGCAGGGGAGAATCTACCAACTACATGACGTCGGTATGTATCTTATAGCTGCGATGCACTTCCGTTGCGCAACGCCCTCTGCAGGCGACCTGGCGAAACAAACGGGTTTTCTCTGCTTCTTCGAGGGACCTGCGATTCTCCGTCTGCATCCGAGTTATGCAACTGGGAAAACACGTGGAACCCAATGGCAGGGCCAAAGTTCATTTCGATCGGGTAGATAAAAGTAATGGTTGGCATATCTTGGCCCACAGCAAGGCAAAAATGTATGTTATTATTGGGTTCTAAGAACCTTTAGGTGAATCCTTCTCCAAATTAGTTGATTGCTGACACTCATCTGAAAGATTCTTAACTCAAAGTAGCAACTAACAAATCAACAGTATAATATATCACTGAACAAGAAAGGAACAATGGATACTAATAATTTCACTTAATACACACAAAAGATTAAACACAGTTAAGCTTCTCAAGAgaaatattgatttatttgatttgttttcgtAGAAGCTTAGAACGGATTATTCCTGTTCTATGCATGCAGACTTATTTAGCTTACCTTGTTATAATTGCCAAACGGAAATAAGTTTATTCCAGCCgcatttcaacatttttattccACCGTAACCTTATGTGACCTTATGCGAGCTCGACCTTCGAGTCCCCACATAAGCCATCTGTTTTGCCAAGAAACAAAGCACATTTAAATCAGCGTTGGCCGGCTTTAAGAGCGATTGCCATAAGCCAGTGGAGAAGCTAATGCCGTCATTCAATGTCAGGCAATTTCCGGTGGGCAAAACCGAGGATTCAGGCTCCCAACCTGCAGGGGCATCATCGCAAATTCGAAAATTCCGCGAGGGGCAAAGGCAAATTGGTAATTGGTATACCGTTAGCGCGCTGCGGACAGGATGGGACAATCCCAGTGCCAATTCCACCTCCAGGACCCACCAAGCTGATCCGAAAAGGAGCCCGGCCCGCAGACGAAGTGTAAATCATTTGGCAAAACGCAGACATAATCTCGGGCACGGGTATTGCGACTGTGCACGTGCAAGCGGCTTTTATTATTGTCTGCCCGTCTGCGGCCGCCCGGCAGGGACGAAAGCCCCTAAAAAATTCATAACATGTAGCGCCGCATATCCCGAAAATCCACACCCGAAGACGGCGACAATGGGGGCGCCCATCAGCAGCCGTCAGTAGACTTCAGCGGCCTCGAGGATGCGACCGAGCACCCAGTTCTGGCAACTGAGCACTGAACACTGAGGACTGAGCCACCAGCCATCGAGCTGAGTGGCGGACTTACGTGGCAATGACATGGGGGGATAAAAGTATCATTGCTTTTGGAGAGAGTCCTCAGCGCGGCCTCCTTAGTGCTCCTAATATTACCGGGCGGCGAGGCCAGGCCCATCCCGGCCAGCCATTGTGGCCACAATAAAAATTCGCATTCCCATTATATAGCCATCATTGTTGGTGCTGCCGGTCGCACAGCCCGGCAAACATATATATTACCACCTAAGTGGTAAAAGTGCGGAGGGCTGGGTGTAAGCGTACCCAGGGAAAGGAATTTGATTAAGGGGAGATTTAACAACCATCTAGGATACTAAAGTGGGTACTATtaccattttaataaaatattttacctatAAGAACAGGTATAATACGTACCCTTGAAAGGAATATTGTTTAACCAACTGAATAGTATAGTATGTCAATAGTATTTCATCCCCTTATACTACACATCTTAAAGTAAGATACttctaaacttttttaaatagtaaaaACCAATATTACACACTGCCTTTCTTTATAGTAACATACAGAATATTCCTTAAAATACTTAATCTATCAACAGTATGTTTCCCGTGTACCCAAACCCTACGATCAATCAATAGAAACTTCCCTAAACGAAATGAATGGCATTTAATGTGCACTAGGCGTGGGAGGAGGAGACAAAGCCCCGGAGTTGAGCATCATAAACACttgaaaaatcatttttggccaaaagttgtgcaaaaatatttatataaatagcTGAACCGCACTCAACTTTTTTGTGAGTTATATATTGCGTCTACAATTTGGAGAGCAAGCTCAAAACTTTCATTatgcaaaagttttttaataaaagtgcAAACATAGTGGCAGCTGACTCCGAAATCCCGCTCCCCTGCCCTCCATTGCAGCCACATGGCACACATGCACTTGGCCGTTATTAAAACCAACAGTTTTGTTTACTGCCACGCGGAAGTGAGAGTGTGGTTGTTGGCCATCTATTCCCAATTGCACGCCATAAAGTTTTCGCCGTTTTTCGACCTTTTTGCCACCTGGCCGGCAAAGATTTCACATAAATTCCACTCTGTCTGGTgaaaatcatatttaattGAACATCTGAATGCCCGGCAAATTGCACATACTGATATTGTTATTTGGCAAAATAATTAGTGCAGTTCGCTCGTTATCCAACTACCAATGATTTTCTGTCATCCACACGGAGATTCGGCAGCAATATCAAGCAAACATATTCCCATGCTCACACACTCGCTTCTAATGCTGGctctaatttaaattaattaattttatgccCACCACAAGGCAAACTGTGCAGAAACTAATAATACACAGCCACTGAAGAGGAGAGAAAACTGAATAGTTAATTAAATATCAGGCACTTTTATGGCGGAGTAAAAACAATATTGCGGTATCGCAAAAATGGTACTAATAAAGCggcgaaataaaaatcataataacattttaaatgtttaatttaacataaaaagtGTGTAAAAAGCAGGCAGGAGCTGGAGGAACCACATAACGCCGCCCCACCGACGAGGAGCCAAGTGAGTTGGCAGcgatattacgtatacgcacgCATGCACATGGCGACAaggcaaatattttgtatgcAAAATAAAGTACTCGAAAAGTCACTTAAAGTGTGTCGCTGGGCGGGGCTGCTTCCTGACTAACCGCCCGGCTGGAGGGGCATAAAGAgcgtaaaaaatgttaaatgataaataaaatttacaaccgcaacaacaacggcagccaCACACAATCCCCCTTCCCATCCCCATTGCCATCCCCATCGCCAAACGAACGAACATATGTGGCAGGCGAAGAAGTTTCGCCCTTTTTGCCGCCTTCCCTCGAACGAGCGAcat is a window of Drosophila biarmipes strain raj3 chromosome 3R, RU_DBia_V1.1, whole genome shotgun sequence DNA encoding:
- the LOC108031277 gene encoding transcription factor SPT20 homolog; this translates as MPSVMGPPQKSGKGNGPHANSSLMIYALMWLSLAMTMEALDAPLPLALPEFPLLPREHGLHQYQEAGADSLTGLTGYTRNYYGPTDTATADDLATYGNYAHKLLATSTHHHSQPHPHPVASSSLGTTANGFAPFYYGGKLHSHSQLTEDEEPRRDPSANIDFVINTANYEPNSAGYEEEPHHREPHHYESYAYRPRVAFPTSPPGHYHFEPISNYRENRENRDNRENRQQEQREEQEDNSGVYARLKELQTLANPVKRQQEASLSSHHQSQALPGRHHGQHQQQHQQYQQQHQQQYQKEKQQQLHQSLADHRQQQRLGVAQDQQLLYSHRDTQVADLPAVTTSVRHTPESSKAVAGLPLSKHIEITKSVPVTHYQKQHVPYKQTIQVQVPRTVIAAIPKPMPIKIPVAQAVAVPQLQEVKIPIERVKPVAVERPIPFVVERRVPYRVEKPVVQPVYYPYPVKVPVVRTVVHKQPPHYVAPGWSATGNHLLG